The genomic stretch ttaaaaaaattattttactctaaccccttagttttaaaacaaaattgaGGGGTTAAAGTATGATTTTTAATGGTTACAATGTTTATCCAGAATttcaaaaatacattgtatgcaacaaatcttcgcagaatatcaagattgtttacccataatataaaaaatacagcATGTCCAGGTCCCATACAAGACGCTAGAGATCTGCACTTGAATGTCAGACCTGCTTTTACTAAGATTTATTGTTGATTCTATCATTATCACTACTTTCACTAGCGTATACAATTTGCATGCTTggaatgcatccaacttctaattaGGTATTTGTTCCaaaaattggaaaatattttttcagcacttgcaatccatcagtaAAGACTTTTAAAAATACATCATAGTTGTTaaaaaccttcaacaacaacaacaacaaaaacatcaacaccattttttgagatggattgcaaaagctgaaaaaatattttgttcaaggtagaagaagattttTTTCCAGTTTTGCAAACCATCCTAAAAAAATGATGCAATCGAAGGTGGACGGCTATAAATAAGATATCATTAGCGTAAAATCGGTTCAGTGAGTGTTTTctagtaaaatatgattattttatccctcggGTTACCAAGGAAACCGAAtgattaaatcatttattttatagttGTTAACAAAGAAAAACATAAAGTGCATTAGTTGAGATCTGAAGCATGTCCTGAATGATATTTCACCTCGATTTTTATAAAAACCGAGGCAacatattgtttttttattatatcttTCTCCACATCCTCATCATTAATTATTTTCGAtcaaatggttaaaaataataagtaattagaGAAACTCTTATTATTCTTAactattagattgagaagaattatTGGTAAGGATGTGGAGTAAGTTGTAATAACTTActtttggagtaagaatatctctCCTTATATATATAGCGCCTTGGAATAAAATTTCGGTTTTTTTCTAGACGAcgtgaaagcttcgtcatgaaaAATGTTATTTGTTGTAATGTATAGCATTTTGCTTCAGACATATAATAATTAGTTGTCAATGATTACtgcataaaatttaaaataattaattatatgtataaaatttatttataaatgaaaGCAGAAATTAATATATACTTCTGAGAGTTAAAACGAGACCAAATAACATTCTTTGTTCTCTTTCAACTTGTCTTGTACATAAATCCTGATATTGTTTGCTATCATACCACCATGAAGACTAATGTGTGTTGGATCTAAGAAACAATACTTTTTTAAATTCCTTTCAACACACATCTCATGCAATAACTTGCAAGAGTTAAATATTTATGTTAAAGTACGAGAACATATGAATATAGAtagaaatcaacataaaaattatACTTACTAGCACCACAATTATAATATGGTATTGTCTAGCCACTCACCCCCTTCAAAAATTTCATAATAGAAGTCTTAGTAAGTACGTAAAACTTATCTGGATCATGACTTGATTTAATATTCTGGAAGATGTCTGGAATACTATTTAATATCATTTATAGTCTCTTAGTGTTATCTATAGTGGTGGTGTGGTTTCAATACTGCATTGGTTGGAAGAATAAATTTCTTTTGTGCTTGTACCATCCATAACTTCTCAACTACATTCTCATGAATTTCCAACTGATTTGAATTTGTGTGGTTGAGTAGACCCAATGAATTCAATTTCTGCATAATTAAAATAACAGAAATGCAATACAAAAATCAAAATACGCAAACAATAATCAAGCACATCGTGGGTACACTTTTCGGACATCTTCTCAAGCTCCTCCTTATTCAACTTCTTTTGATCCTCCTCATCCAACCTCTCTCGCGGATCTTGATCCTTCTGGAAACTCTACCGCACATTCTACAACAACCTTTCCTCCTCTAACATCCTTTATCACTCCTCCATCTGCACATTTCGAAGTTCCTCGTGAATCCACTTATCCCCTCCCTCCCCCAAGTCAACAATAATTATCTCTTCAATCTCTCTCTTACGATTTACTTCTATAGATGATTGAGATGATCCAAAATATAACTTGAAGCCAACACCTCTTCCAAGACCATAGACACGCCGATGATTATCTTCGGTTCCAATCGTTTCTATCAAGAAGTCACGATGATCTTGTGAAAAGAAGATGCCCTTGGATTGTTTAGCCAGTACATCCTACAAcacataaatttttttatctttaCTAAATTGATTTAACTAGAATAAATATTGTTGAATAAAGTATCTACTTACAATATTTTCATCCAATTCACGTCTATCATATGATGTGAACTCGCCTCTAGCATATGACATGATGGTGGAGATGGAATGAGATCAAGGCTTATTGATTCTCTCAAATCTAGTtccctttgttttcttttttcttcaatcatCTTCTTTTCAAGTTTTTCATATCCTCTACGATACAATCTATATGGATAGATATTTATAGATCAATTATCCTTTCCTTTTTTGATGTTAGCCAAGAAGCTAGGAGTGGTGCGAGACTCTACAAATTTCTCCCAGACATCCTGATCAATATATAAATTTCTCCCATACATGACGTACGGAACACTCTGTTTAAACACGTTCAGTAGATGTACATATATATGgaaagaaacaatttttttaaaaaaaaaatatttccgaAAGTGTATCTATGGAAGGGGGGCAAAATTAAAATTTCGCCATAGATAAGATAAGAGATTCAACATATagattgagatttttttttttttaatgccgGCGGTAGTTATTCTCTTTCTGGTTGAGGGTCTTGGTCCATGATTTTATTGACGACTgggtttttttcttaaatattttggCACCTATTATGTCTCCTAACTGCCTTCTTTATTTGTATTATTAAGACTTTTGTCTTTTATGATGTGTCCTAAATTTATATTGTggatttttttatagaatatttaGATAAACTACACTCATGATTTGCACGCATTTGCAGAGTAACAAACGTTATAACTATTTATCTGAGATCTTGTGATGTAAATTAACCAAATGTTAATTTtgtaacaaaattaaaatactcaACTTAAAATATACCTACTTAATATCAGCAGCCATATTCATAAATACGTGAATACATACCGTTGCTGTCAGTAATGAACTGGTTGCAAAAGTTGAATGCATGCACTTAGAAAATTGCTGCTCCCCAAATAGGCactattttataaagaaaatgtaAGCATGATATATTTTCAACATGATTAATTCAAGTTGATCATATCAACTACTTGATTGGAATTAGGGGTCTAAGATAGATGATTTATTTATTCAATACTTTAAAGTTTTGGATGAAAATAGTGTCCTTTTCATAAGTATATAGTTGTTGCTTTCTGCACACTCCAACAATACCCCCACATAACAACTTGCTTCAAAAATACAATAATGTTCCCACCACAAAAAATAAATATGCCACCGGCGGCTGCAGAGTGCCATTGACTCGAAGAAGTGATCAtgtgaaagaaaaacaaatgaaaaaaagaaagaaaataatatataaacaaacTAGAAGATATCCTTGTGGACTTAGTTTTTTTGTGAAATAAATGGCATCTTTACCAAACAATTGACATCTTTTGAAAATGACTAGAAATAAATGGAGAAAATAAAGTTATATAGATTTATCCTGTAATATTTTAAACCGGTAAAGCTTATATGTTATATATAAGAAATATAACTTTATTAGATTGATATTTTAAGAAGTTTAAAGAATCGTTTTTATGATaaattttgtttgtggtgtttaaTCAAGACTTTTATATAACTTAAATAAATTGTATGATAttctattaaaacaaataatttttttttctttcaaaataacaaaatctGTTGTTATTCAATTGAGATTTGTTACAATTTATAAAAAGGtttttgatattaaaaaatatacaaactTAAATTGATTTTGATAATAGAAAAGAAATGGCTTTTTTCAAATTCTTGACGTGTTTTTAAATGATCACTAGTGTGCTTCTAATAGTAGAACTATCATAACAAATCACACAAAAAAATGAAAATCTTAAAATTGGTTCTCAACCGGTTATGGAAAGATTATAATCAATTAtacaaaagaattttaaaaagttTTGCTCAGATTCGAACTATAATTGATTTACGCTTAATTCATAATTGATTACGCTTAATTCATAATTGATTACCTTGCGAGACACATCTCATAATTGATTATAGTGCCACCATAATAGATTTATATTATGATGATATTCACAATGTTTACATTGCACGAGATAAAGTGTATTTAACCCTTTAATCATTTAAGACCAGAATCAAGAATTACAACAAAAAGACATGAATCTTACACAAAACAGGCCAAACAAAAGTTATCCTAATTTAACCAAACACTTGGACTCCAGTGGTAAATGAGCTCCTGCAAAGGACGACACTCGGGGAATATCGAGTTCGATTCCTGGTGAGAACATTATTTGGCCAGTGTTCATACATCCTGTTAGATCTGTTTGATAACTTAAAGATTTATACCCATATAAAAATCAAGAACAAAACTCTAAACTAATTCCTATGAGTCATATATACCATTAACTCACATCCCTTAAATCCATACCAGAATTTAACCAGAGAATGAGAGTGAAAACGTACATGCGTTTTCCGTTAGTGAGGATGAAGAGATTATATTGATAAACTGTGTTTTGTCAATCTCTCTACAACTGGGGACCATAACCCATATAAATAATCGTAGGGTTATTTCTTagttttcaatattttaatttgtctcCTCATCAAGTTAGATATCGACTTATGGTATCTACACATTAACCTTTCATGACATATATGCCCTTAGCCATAAACTTAATATCAATTAGACCACTTTAGTTTTAGATAATTAGACCTTAACACATGTAATATTACATTTATGACCCAAAATTCTAACAACatattgaattatttatttgTGATATAGAAATCAACGTGTTGAAAAATCTATAAAAGCTTTGGTATGATTTTAGTGGAACTCTTAAGAGAAAATACTTGTGGACATTAGTAGGCCATCTGGTTAATCCCAACCTGTATAAATCTCTGGTTAATTCTATTTATTCATTcactctttattttttgtttgttatttgttTCTGTTGCGTATCTCTcttatttttcatcttctttataTCATTCTGCTGCCATTTCTATGTTTGTTTATCGaaactaatataaaaaattttaagtcaaagttttttataaattaatctcGAATTTCAAATATCACAATTCACCCTTCTCTTGTGTTTGGAGTTGAAATTTTGGCACTTTCAAATAGATGTCAAAACTGGTGTTCCAACACCAaaacacaatgtcaagacaaatgttaGGCATATGTAAAGATAAATGTAAACAATGACTTTCTCTTATTTAGCTTCCATGTGAGGAATACAACATGAGTGATTCCATTGGATTTCGTCCATATGGCCCATTTGTTAGGCGATGTGTGCCCTAGTCTAGGACTTCGCCAAATAGgacaataaaacaacaaattgCTATGAAAAAAAGCCAAGCAAAATGCTATTTCTAAGAAAGTGGAAATGGCCTAAAACATGCAAGCTATATAGAATATTAAAATGAGATATAAAGAAAGTAGATTGCATTAAGGTTTTTACGGATTCAACGAGTTCATCCTTACTTTGTGCCTAATCCAATCTCCAATGTTAGACTATTGAAAATTCATAGTTTTTCACTATTTTGACAATTTTTACAATGTGTTTTTATACAATCAAGAAACTAGAcgctaaaattaaaaaaaagttaacaaCTTGAATATGAATCTTTCCTTCTTCTGTTGTATATAACCTAGACAACTGAAATCCCAAGACATTCTCTTAGTCTTGATTGTTTTCTTACCCATATCTGAGATCCGCTTCAAGCATCTTCTTTGCAACAGTGTTTACTCGATCCTACTTTTACATTGTTTGAGCTCATTGCCTCTCTGCTTTAAAAGACACTCAAAGTTATGATGTTATGATCGTATAATTTCAAATATATTTGGAAAAGTGACACAAAATGATTTATATATGAATGTGAGATAGAGCACTACAAATGAGTAAAATACCTATTTGATTCGAGTCAAGTGCAATGGATATGGTTCGAGTCAATAgagaaaattatttaaataaagaaCTTAAAAACCTAGAATTTTCCCATTTGATTTGAGTCCGTGATTTGATTAAAAAGTtcttgtgattcgaatcatgctGATAGAATCAAAATCTaggatttgaaattattttttatttgagtcaGTCTTTAACTTGATTCTAATCAAGCTTGCTTCTCATTTGAATCATAGAAgcttgtgattcgaatcacactagTAGTGGTGAAACCCGAGTTTCACAATCATTTATTGGTTTAAATCATGTATATACTTGATTCAAATCATTCTTCATAaagtttctatttaaaaaaatgaagtgTTTGATTGAATATAAGGTTAGTACGATAGGAATCATGAATTCATGCATTTCTATATCCAAACAACCAACTAATTTGTCTTGAACCATTTTGCAATGAATTTTATCTCAGAGTTCAATTTAATGCGTACAAAACACGAGTTAATTTGGAACATGATCTAGATGAATTTCACTTAATTCTATGATATGCGCACAACATAAATTAGAGGGGACTCAATAACGAAAAATGATAAACGATAAGATAGAAATGAGACAAGTAGAAACTTTATGGTATTGGTCAATGTAAGGTACTTAGGTGGGTGGGTAGACCAGTACCTCTTCCGAAGTCGATTATAGAATTATTTAATTTGTCCCTAGGTATTGGTTAATGTAAGCATGCAATCTCTAGTTTGATTTTATCTGGCATTATGAGATCtaaaatatttagaatatttaaaatatacaaaataaacgTTTCTCGAGAAAGGTTGTCGATGAATCACTATACGAACTTGATTTTTTGTCTCTTTTTAAAATGGGTTCTTTCTCTTCGTTCGAAAGATGATTTTTCTCTAGTACATTGAGAATAGAACTTGTTGCTATGTTTTGGTTTATAGGGGTGGGCTGGATGACCAATTTTGATAGTCTCACTTGCTTCCTCTCAATCATCTATAGCGtgatatttctttattttttggtaCATACTCTTACGGTGTGCTTGGAACAACAGATTTAGGCAAGAGAGAAGTAAAGAAGAGAGAGACATCAAAGAAATATACATCCACCCTGCTTGGCACAACGAAGAAATGTGAAAGAGAGAACAAATATTCGTGGGTCCCACCAACTTTTTGTTTCTCTTCAATTGAGCGAAGAAAGCTAAAAGAGAAGACAATATATTGCATTTTCCATCTTTACCCCTGTCTTCTTTACTTCTCATTCTGCCTAAAATTTTGTAAAGTGATAAAAGTTAACTTTATATTTAGA from Vicia villosa cultivar HV-30 ecotype Madison, WI linkage group LG4, Vvil1.0, whole genome shotgun sequence encodes the following:
- the LOC131599728 gene encoding uncharacterized protein LOC131599728, with the protein product MSYARGEFTSYDRRELDENIDVLAKQSKGIFFSQDHRDFLIETIGTEDNHRRVYGLGRGVGFKLYFGSSQSSIEVNRKREIEEIIIVDLGEGGDKWIHEELRNVQMEE